The DNA sequence CTGCTTCCATCGTGAAGTCCTACACTTCTTGCATTTCATCACGTTCTCATCCTCACCCCGATACAACATGCAATCATTCGGGCATGCATCTACCTTTTTGTACTCAATCCCTAACTTTCGGATAGTTTTCTTTGCTTCATACAAAGTTGACGGGAATTTGGCTTGCTCAAATGCATCCCGCAATAAGTCCAGAATCATCGACATAGCCTTGTAACTCACACCACACATACACTTAATGTGATAAAGCTTCACTAGGAAAGATAATTTTGAGTATTTCGGGCAGCCGGGATATAACTCCTCCGCTCCATCCGCAAGAAGATCGGCAAAATCCTGTGCATCACGACTTGGACCATCGTCCAAGTACGGCAACTCTATATCATCGTTTTCTACAGGATCCGCTGTTGTGGTCTCCTCACTTCCAGGAGGCATTGTGAAGTTAAATGCATCGTGTACCATTTGAATATATGGATTCACCTCGGGGGTAGGGTTCTCAACTATCGGTGTGCAAGTAGAGCTTTCCTCACCTGGTTTCTCACCATGATGCAACCACAAAGTATAGCCAGCGGGAAACGACTTCATCAACAGGTGGTCGTATGCATCCTCTCTTGTTTGCATAAATTGAAACCTACATTGAGGGCATTGACACTTTATCATGTTATCCGATGATGCATTCGCAAACGCAAAGTCTAGGAACTTATTAAGTCCTCGTCTATATTCTATGCTATTTCGTGGCTTAAGAATTCAGGTTTTATCCATATTTATTGTACACCAAAAAACGcacataaataaattttatacaaatGCTTGATTTGTACCGTgctattttaaatttagtttttaaattatgttgatctaatataatataatttgaattaaataGAATTTATGTTCTAGTTAAACTTTAAGTTTTTACTTTAATTAAGTCATTCGAATATTTAGaacatatatttaaataaaattttaaattgctAATACGTATATTTAtatacttatttatttaaattagtctCTCAATTTTTTGGTAATAATAACATGTTTTACTCAAGTTATGTAACATATAAGTGCAGAGCGTGATGTATGAGGATGAAGTACAATTAATCAGGATTAAGTACAATTAATCAATTGACGAAGAAAAATGCGTTATTGATAGTGATTATTATATTGGGTTTTTTTTAGGATCCAGAAAATATTTGGGCTCACGCTAAGTTACTTTGCGttataaatatgtataaaaaatatttgataaattactcatgatttatttaatattattttgggttataaatattattttgttatataattattatagtTAGTTTTTACTTACTTTgtgctttattttttttcgtaaTTTCTTTAATACTCACATCTTTTgtgtatataattattttttatgaaatctttattttttacttatatGAATTcttgtcttctattttttttgttatactttatttttgatatgtacaattttttttatttgtttagctcagttaaaatttgtaattgtagtagttgaatattatatttattatcgtaatttttttataatataaattattcaCCCTACTAAAAagagtaaaataaataaaaaattaattataattaacaatAGAATCATACCAATAAAAAATGTATAacctaaaataatattaaataaatcatgagtaatctaatttaataaagtatatttttatatattattcatatattatttatgttttttatataaagaataTTTTTCACTCTCATGTAGTTAGTTTATATTGTTTATATCTTTCTTCAATTCATGATTAGTTTGATGATGATTTCTCCTATGTAACAGATTTTTGTCTTTTGCATTAGCTCTTTTTCGTAATGTTTTTATGTTGTTACTGTAACATAGTTCCAAACAACAAAGATAATGAATGGGTTACGTTGTTATCATTTTTATTCTCCAAATTGttcattcaaaaattttttatcttcttttcaCGGAGTTCCAGCACAAGTAGAACAAGCAGTTATAGCACAAGCAATACAAGCAGGAGCTGCTAGATTCTCTTATTTCCACAGAGTTCCGACACAGTTCCAGTACACCGGTGCCTCCCGCCTGTAGTTGCGTCCTCCATCCACCGCCGCTGCAGCACCCCTGTCCCCTTTCTTTTTGCCCTGTTGTAGTTCTATTCTTCCAGATTCTAGTCcatttttctctttaattttactaagtttgaataattttggttaattatttgattttggaGCGAACACACTTGGCCCAACTTCTCAAATTTCTTCATTCATCTTCGAATTAACCTGAGGCAAACACTTTTATGGCCTAGATTCACCTTCCcgatttatttacttatttatttttatctattaatgtcttttatatatttgtctatctctattttttttGGTCTTACAGAAGTCGAACccttttcaaatttaaattgtaTTGTTTGAACTCTGAATAAATGAGACCCAAAAGAAAATAATGTTATTATAAATGGACCAGTACTTTTCTATCTCTACTGAAGTCGACACATGAGAAGTTCATATTTTGGACCTATATATTGAAAATGGACTTATGGTTGTTGCTGTAATTAATGAGATTGTGTGATCCTATTTTTCCACTATATCGATGCTGATTTTGCTGCCATGTGCTAACCGATTCAACTGGATTGTGCGTAAACATTGCTGTTTAGAATTATGTTCATCGTACTATCATGCTATTCTTGAGATTGAATTGCAGTTTGTTCGCTTATCTGATATATTGTTGACATATTGCTACTGGGATTCTTGAGGTTGAGCTGCGTTTTGATTAtctgattttgaaaattagttcTTTCTCCAACTATTAATCTGCGTTGATTGTGATTGTGTTTTTACCGTTAGGAACAAGATATgattttgttattgttattcatTCATCCATTGCCTCAAAGATTCTATTgttctttgtgttttttttttctgctcACTTTTTTGTTTACGTCATTTGATGCTTTTTGTTTACCTCGAGATCTGAAATGTTGATGTCCCTTTTTGTTGATGTtgatttggatttttttaattctgCCCACATGAAAAAGGTAAGCTAATTAGAAGCTTTGTTGTTTTTTTGTTGGCTTGGGTTGTTCCTCTGGTTTGGACAGGGAGGGATAAAAAAACTAGACTTTGATTAAAACTGGCTTTGTGGTTAAAAAATCTggttttaaaatttgatgtcaAAAATATAACCAGGTTTtaaatttggatattttaaaACCAGATTTAAAATCAGATTTTTAATTTCGAAATTAAAAAACTGGATTTAACATCTGGTTAAAAAATACAGACCAGATTTAAATATTAAAGCCGCTATGAAATAGGTTTTTGTTTCTTCAAACCCGTTTTAAACCGGTGTCTCCTTTTAATCCGGTTCCAGTTTGGTTTCACGAACACCAAAATTGGTTCTAAAGTGGATCCTgtttggatttttgaaaatgCAAACCATGGCGACCCCTACCCAAATGTTATGATActgaatttttctatttaactACTTCTCTAATGCTCGATTTGCTAAGGTGTCATAAATTTCTCATTTTACTTACACAAATGTTTGTTGGGGATGAATAGTTTTTGCCATGTCGTCTTTGACACCACAGAGTTTGTCTCCTTTATTAGCACCTTTGAAAGTTGATAACAAactttgaattgattatttaatttcatttatttattattattcagcAACAAAATTGCTATATAATGTCTTAAATGTTGTTTGAAACTTGATTGATATAATTGGTATAGTCATTGTGCACTATTTGGTATTCCATTGTTGTTCTATTGCTGATTCTCTAATGACCTTGTGTTGTGTAAGGGAATAATCAAATGCCAAAGAAACCTCGGTACACCATTAGTAATGCAGCCAGAATTGTAGCTGGCCCTAATAGTCAAACCCACGCTAATCCGGTGAGTTATTTAATGCAAGAGTTATTTAAAATGTTCATTTGTCTTTAAGTGTATAcacctttttaaaaaataatttgtgggaaaatcaaataaaataaattgatgtTCTAACTGCTTTGGTTTTAGCAAACGGATGGAACGCATGATACGGGAGCAGATACTTCAATTGCACAGCGACGTGCAAGAGCCCCTCCACCTCCGCATTCAGGCCACGGTGCTCGACAATTCCGTGTTAACGCTGTACCCTTTCGACCACCTCGCAATGAAACACGGCTGGATTTGTTAGGTGATATTGGGGACGCTCGAGCTCCGACAAATAGAAAGCATCCACCGGATTCACATGAAGGTGTAGATGACCATTTAGAAGACGCAGACTATGACTCGGAGGCGGATGAGATCGAGTCATTTGATGACCATCTAGACAACATGTTTGCCGCACATGAAGTTGAACGTCAAGGCAATGCAaacagcaaaaaaaaagaacacTGATTATTGGGTTGTTGATGTCATAGGTATTCTTCTGATGCTTGCTTCTTAGTAAATGTAATGATTCTTTTCCATGCATTATATTCTCTTAGTAAAATAGCATTTGAAGTTTGTTCATTGCTGTTAGAAAATGGTGTGATCTCTTCTATGGAGCTGACTGTTAAGGAGGCATTAGCACTTCCTCCTGGAAAGAAGATCGTTCTACACCATAACAAAGAGTTGCAACAAGTTGATCAGGCAGCGGGCTTATTGAGCGGGTTCTTGAAAACATTGGGGTCTGATTTTCAACAATTACCGATTTGTGCAAAGAGTTGGAAGACAATGAGCAAGGCTTCCAAGGAGCACGCGTATGACCAGGTTAAGGTAATGTTTACTCTTTTGTTTGATAAAGTAAGGCGCTACCAATGCTCGGTGTAAATTGCTGTTTTTTACATATTAAATGAACAATAGAAGGAAAGATTAAGATGCACACACATGATATCGACCATACGAATTTTTATAGAATATTCGATAAATTTCTAAGGAATTTTTTGTATAGTTTAAATTGCAGTATATAATTATACAGCTTAATCCCCAATTAATCTGATCCTTAGTGTATAGCAATGTAACTAATAACTGTAGTAATAAtactaacaataataatgataaaaCTTATAAATCTCATGAGAATGTTAAAGCTGCTCGTATTGCTATTAATTAGAGAGTGACTAGctattatttatgattttcGGTTAGATGAAAATGTCTGAGGAAAATAAATTTAGACCACATTTGCACAAGTTGCTTATGTTACCGTCCAACGtttgatatttttaatgtttatgtggttttaattttgtcttgaGAGATTATTTCATTGTTTCCTTTCTCTGGGGATGCTGTTTTTTTGGTGATGCAAGTCTCCTTTAGTAGGTGGatttctttggttttctattttatttgttttagtCTGGTAAATTAGAGAAGGATAGTGCATGTTGGGTTTCTTGTAGTTGACTACTGTGAATTTTGTTGTTGAGATTTGTTGATTTCATAAAGTATGTCTTTTGATAATACATAAGTCTATTTGAGGTGGTTAATTATTATATGTTGTCTTTTGATCTGAACTTCTTGTAGCGAGTCTTCCACTATGAGGACGATAAAAGAGGGTGGATAAAGTGGGGAATTGTACAAAGAATAGGAAGCTGCTGGAGAAATTCAAGAAATCATTTGTTCCATAAGGTTTATGATGAAGAACTAACTTTTGAGAAAAACATCAGGCGCAAGCCAGCAGGAATAGAGGCAAATCACTGGAAAAAGTTTCTTAAATATCGGTTGGACGGTGACACGAAGGTAACAAATATTTAGTTGAAATGTCATTGTATGCGATTTTAAATGGTAATGAATTACTCCTAACTATGCTGAATTTATTGTGATAGTGGAAAACTACTACCCAAAAGTTCATCACCttatcatttttttgttttctgaagtTGTACCCTCAAAGCTGATTTGGCAAATCATTAACAGAGTCTTAATTTATCCCGAtaacatttatttttcttcGTTTTGTGTGTAGGAGAAGTGTAGAATAAATGCCGTTAATCGTTCAAAGCaacaacacacacacacacaggaGGTTCTAAAACGATGGCAAGAAAGAGACACAAAGAAGTAATTAATTTAACTTTAGTTTAAGAATACTGACGTGTGTCTGGTAATACAGTGTTGTCTTTAATAAAAATGTGTGTTGATGATGGTTATAGGAGCAACGACAGGGAAGACCTATTGGGAGAGGTGAGGGATGGACCATGAGTCAtaaaaaaagaatggaaattaTATGAATGAAGAAGCGCGTTTGGTTGGGGTAAATTATGTTCATTACTTTTTCAAATTTCCCTTTGAAATTACTATCATTGAATTTAGATTAGTGTAAATCCGGACCGCACATGTTTGCAGGAAGCAATTGAACTTATTGAGAGCCAAGACCCCTCTAGCAAGGAATTTTCACAGAATGATTCCCTTGCACAAGTGCTTGGCAAGGAGCACCCAGGAAGAGTTCCTGGACTCGGTATTGGTACATGTCCGAGTCGGTGTTTTCGTAACATTCCAGAGCAGTCGGACTACGGTGTACAGATTGAGGAGTATCAGATGGAGATTTTGAAACTCAAGGCGGAGGCAGCAGAACTCAAGGCAGCAGCAGCagaggaaaaggcaaagagacaGAGAATGGAGACAGAGGCAGCTGAAGGGAAGGCAAAAATACAGACAATGGAAACAGAGGCAGCTGAAGGGAAGGCAAAAATACagacaataaaaaatttgttgacATACATAATCCAGCAGCAAGGAGGTAATTTGCCACCTGAAATAGCTGCGGATTTGGATTCGTTGAGAGGTGCACCAACCTCATCCCATTCAAGATGATGTGTGGGCACTAATGATTTAACTTATCAGTGTAGGAAGCGGAATAcccttttattatttactttcattatgacttttaagatatttatttgtagttttttattttgttggcTTTATTTGTAGTTTACAGTAATGGATGCACTGGATGCAAATTATCATTATAATGATTCACCTTTGcaaaattaattatgttttgTTTCGTGTGTTGTTTTTGGATTGGCTGTTGcttattttaataaattcatGCAATTGAGTGGATGAACAtataaagaataaaagaggtgtcatattttattataaattctggtttttttttttttaaaaagttttactCGATATTTGGCAGCGGTTTTAAATCCGCTGCTATATTCATAACAGGATTAGTAAACGTATGGCATTTTGCAGCGGTTGACAACTGCTGCAATCTCCCTTAAATCATATTTTTACGATTTAGTAGCGGATGAAATCGCTGCAAAATAATTCCGCTGCAAAATACCATCTAACAGCGGTTGTACCAGCGGTTACTAAAAACCGCTGCTAAGGGTTTAGCCGCACACTATCTTTTAGCGAGTTTATCAACCGCTGCTAGACGTTTTGCAGTAGTTAAAAACCGCTACAAATTCTACACATAACCGCTGCTATCTGCCGGATGTGATGTAGTGCCTGCGGCACCGTACCGCACACAAATATTACTTCCTTTTTTTCGCATTATTACTACTAATAGTTAGAGGGACATCGTGCCTAGGTTGGGAAATAAATTGTCGGTAAGTAATTATTGTATATGAAAAAATTGCTAACATATATGTAGAAGAATGATAGTTTGGAACATGAATATTTGAATGTAAGCTGatatcatattaaaattaaaatttagggtaaagtattaaattggtcTCCTATATTTAGACGTAATTCTGTTTTGATtcttaaggtttaaagtgtcctatttgaatccaaaatagtttcatttagcatcaatttagtcCCACAGTGGGgttaaagttaaataattaacggaaTGTGCTACATAACAACCGTAAAAGACAAAATCGATAATCTGGAGAACAAGTACCAGCTCCAGAGACACAAAATCAACAGTTgatgcatcaatacatttatttatcattatctttagttctataaaaaatattttatttatattataagaaaaataataaataaatgtattgatgcatcAACGGTTGATTTTGTGCGTCTGGAacttgtacttgttctccagATTATCGATTTTATTCTTGTACTATTGTTATGTAGGATAttccgttaattatttaactttgacctcactgtgggactaaattgatgctaaataaAACTCttttggattcaaatagaacactttaaaccttaaggaTTAAAACAGAATTATGCCCAAACATAAATgatcaatttaatactttaccctaaaatttaataaatctaattttattttaaaaattagcttatgaaatgaaaaaaaaatccaagTGCAAATTCTTATTCCCTTAAGGTCCAAATCGTAATTTTGACTTATTGCTTTTAATATTTAAAGAATAATACTAGGATGAAGAGtaaaattttgatgaaaagtgaatattactttttaagtaaataaaatttataaaaaaatatttatcatgtACAATGCacgtttttttttaaatatagtaaaaaattttattctttatctaattttattcttcaccaaattttttttttatttaataccACCGTATATAAATCCTAAACAAAATAACTAATGTAAGTatacttatttaaatatatgTGTATACAGTTTACAAAAtagacaaaaaattaataaattttccTCCTAACAATAATATATCTCTTTTAAGTACAAACGTTTCACTTAACTATGATGTGATTTAATTTAGAATAATAAACCAGCACATGATTGGGTATATATACTGCTATAAGTATATTGATGATGAAATCTGCATAAATTGTTGATAAACATGACAATATGCAACTGTatgataataaaattaattcagCATCCATGAACTCGTGACTGCTATCAAGCTAAGATtgtgatgaaaatgatgaaatGATCAAAATAGCATCGCATACTTAATTTACAAACTTGCATAATGAGTTCTGAATTTAAGATCTCATATACATATTATCCAAAATCTCATTACAAATAAATCATTCCTAACAGTTTGTTCACGTAACAGCTTTATAACCATGCTAAAGGCAATCCAGTGAGTCAATGCAAAATAATGCATCATGCTACAATTCAAGAAAGAATAAAATGAAAATTACTAATAAGTATAGTGCCGTTGTcttcatataaaatttttagttaaaaataattagataatttaatatatttaattaaattattatttaataactttcaattattaatttcatGTGAAGACAACTGTATTAACAAATATTACGTATATAGTTTTGActctagaaaaaaaaatttaatagaaattaaagtgtaactattttaatttttctatgcATTGACCAAATATatcagaaaataaagaaaacttCATTTTTATT is a window from the Arachis stenosperma cultivar V10309 chromosome 3, arast.V10309.gnm1.PFL2, whole genome shotgun sequence genome containing:
- the LOC130965652 gene encoding uncharacterized protein LOC130965652, with protein sequence MPKKPRYTISNAARIVAGPNSQTHANPQTDGTHDTGADTSIAQRRARAPPPPHSGHGARQFRVNAVPFRPPRNETRLDLLGDIGDARAPTNRKHPPDSHEGVDDHLEDADYDSEADEIESFDDHLDNMFAAHEVERQENGVISSMELTVKEALALPPGKKIVLHHNKELQQVDQAAGLLSGFLKTLGSDFQQLPICAKSWKTMSKASKEHAYDQVKRVFHYEDDKRGWIKWGIVQRIGSCWRNSRNHLFHKVYDEELTFEKNIRRKPAGIEANHWKKFLKYRLDGDTKEKCRINAVNRSKQQHTHTQEVLKRWQERDTKKSNDREDLLGEISVNPDRTCLQEAIELIESQDPSSKEFSQNDSLAQVLGKEHPGRVPGLGIGTCPSRCFRNIPEQSDYGVQIEEYQMEILKLKAEAAELKAAAAEEKAKRQRMETEAAEGKAKIQTMETEAAEGKAKIQTIKNLLTYIIQQQGGNLPPEIAADLDSLRGAPTSSHSR